Part of the Papio anubis isolate 15944 chromosome 6, Panubis1.0, whole genome shotgun sequence genome, ATTATATCAGAATACCTTTCTGAATTTGAGATTATTGCTCtacattttataaagtataaGGCTATTTTTCgaaagtatttcattttgaattgtcATTAAAGAACCTCAAAAGCTTTCTACTGCTTTGCAGTGACTATGTCAAGGCAAAATATTCAATAACTCAACTTAGGCCCCACTGTTCCCCAGCTTCATGGAGGCCTGAAGACTTTACTTTGCTCCATAATGAAatataaacacagaaacaaagtTGTACAAGTAGCTTGGATATGTTGAAACTTTGGACAAGCTTCTTGTGCTTTGGAATATGGGATTTATATTCATCTCCTCAATATCCCATGTATGCATAGAAACTTCAATTCTATTTCTGTAGACACAGGAACCTAGTGACTATTGAATGTAATTGTGAATACAATGCTGCTCGTTGAGCCAAAGAGAAGAAATGACGTATTAACATGGGGAcaccaagaaaaacaaagtatgcttttattccctttgtcGAGCTCacagttttgggttttggttttttttttatataatgacaaTCCATAGATACAGAcattcctaaaagaaaaaatatataattcagtaCATATATGTCACTGTTACAGACCTGAATATGGAATgaatttgatgtttttgtttgattttgttgagatagggtcttcctctgtcacccagactggagtgcagtggcatgatcacacctcactgcagccttggcctctcaggctcaagtgatcctcctgcttcaacctcgcaagtagctgggactacaggcgtgtgccaccagtcccggttaattttttgtagatatggggtctcaatatattgcccaggctgaagttgaTGTTATTTCAAGTTGATTTTCTTGTGTTTGAGAGCTTGTCTTGTTCTCAACTACTACGCAGGTAGACAGTCTTCCCCCAGAGACTCACTAGATTGCAATATAGAGGCACTCTCTCATTTCCCTATTGTTCCTAATACAGAATTGTAGAGCTGGAGAGTACCTTCAGTTTTCTAAATCTATTCTCAAACAGGGTATCACTAACCTCTTTAGAATCATTCCTCAGTATACATATCAATTTATTGAGAACTGCCTaatactcaaaagaaatgaaatcccGAGTTCAGTAAGCTGTGTTCCAAGCCACAATTATTTTCACTTACCAAAATATCTCCTGTTACCTCAAGGTATCCTTGTTGAGGAATGCTGAAAACtaaattttaagtataaagtCTAGACCATAGAGTGCTTTGGTGGGAGTATTTTGATTATATACCTCCTGCCTATCAGAAGCAGGCAGCTAATATTGTGAACTGAGTATTTTTGTCAAAAGTCACAGGGAAGAGACTACAGAAGAATGAGAAAGGTCAAATGGACCTAGTGTGGCTGACCACATGGATCTTGTCTCTTGGAGGTCTGTTGTAGAAGAGAAAACACATAGAGGTGAAGACACAGAACAGGCTCAGTCAGCATCCTTACCCAGAGATGGCAACATCTATTAAGACCAATGCAATACCTTTTCATCTTCAACAAATGTTGTTTCGTCTGTTTTTGATCCTTGGTATTGTCAAAAACTTAGCTGCAGGTCCAGtgtatatttttccttatttttcccttttagctATCTGCTAAAATGAGTAAATGCCACAACTGTActtttccaaagaaacagaactatTGACAATTTATAGCCCGTCATGCAGGTCATGTTTCAAATCAAGGCTGAAATTTTCAACAGCTATGGGAAAAACTAATGTAAAACAGAAACATTGTACAatattagtgttttttaaaagaaactgttaGTGCATTATTGAGTATACTAAATATCTGTGAAAGATTAAATGTATTAGTTCTAATCTTACTTTTGATTTCGGAAGCCCAAAATAAAGGAAGTGTTATTTTCATGGTTATGCCTTGTTTGTGGAGTCAAGTGTTGATATACTTGAGGCATATTATGTcttctaattaatatttttatcaccttGAATTTGTGTCTCTTCCAAACATTAAACTTTAACATACTATGGATCTTAaattccatattaaaaaaatgaaagtgtgaATACTTTGTTTagcttacattttaatttattgtggTTGACCACATTTTATGGCTCCTGAGTGCCTTCACCCAGCTACATGTTACCCTGTATCTATAAAAGTGTAAATTAGAGTAAATACATTGGCTGTAAAGTCACGATCAGTTGCTCTccaccaaaagcaaaacaaaactgctgAAATGTGGCAAGGTTTCTCAGTGCAAGCTTAAATGTTTAAACTGTTGACCATTTGGAAAATACTGGACAAAGGGGAAAGACAAAACATCATTTGCAATAAAGGTTATGCAAGGCAAGGCGTTATACTTTTTGACTAAGTTATTCTTAAAAGTTAAATGCAGTTCTTCTTTGAAGTCTGGATTATAAGTCAATCAAAGACAAAACCAGTTTGAAAAACGTTTTGTATTCTACAATACCTTTTATGAGTAAGAgtacaatatacattttttatttgtaattttatttaaggAGAAATACTCTTTCCCTTTGATATGACTACATTTTATAAACATCAAGGAATACGTTCTGCTGTCTGCAATTTTAGAAAGTCattccattctgggtgacagaatgaggtaaggctgtctctttaaaaacaaaaactcacacctgtaatcctagcactttgggcacccaggcaggtggactgcttgagcccaggagtttgacactagcctggcaacaaagtgagattccccCTCCTCtctatgaaaagtaaaaaaattagctggtcatggtggcacatgcctgtggtcccagctacatgaaagtctgaagcaggtggatctcttgagcctgggagctcaaggtggcagtgagccatgttcatgccactctccagcttgtgcaacagagaccgtctcaaaaaagtcATCTGTGTGTTTCTTGCAGGCACATTTATGACAATGTACcatgaatttaaaatttctaacttGATggcacatttttacttttttttgagacatagtctcactctgtcacccaggctggagtgcagtggtgtgatctcagctcactgcaacctctgcctcccgggttcaagatgaggcagccctcctgagtagctggaatgacaggcgtgtaccaccaggCTAGGCTAGCTAGTGGCCTAGCtagtcttgaacgcctgacctcaagtgatccacccacctcagcctcccaaattgctgggattacaggcataagccaccacgccaggccctgATGGCACATTTTAAAAGGGGGGAATGACATAGGggcaattaatatttatataataaatagctTTAGCCACTTCTTATGCTACAAAGCTctgtacttaaatttttttactataaaaGGATCAATTTATTGTGGTTCAGATACATAAACTGACATTCAAACATCTTAAACTTTAGGAACAAAAGTTTAACATTTAAACAAAGTACAGTTTTCAGGAAACATCCAGAAAGTAATTTGTCTAATCCAGAGTACTGACAAAGATTGCTTCATGATAAAGTGTGTttcaccagcattttttttttttcattcctccaTAAAAATCACTGGCAGTTTGATTCAGACCAACTTCATAATGATTGTGGCTCCGTACCTTAGAAAAAACTGCTAAATAAATACCTTAGGTTAACCAACAAGATTGGCCTATAATTCAGAGGGTATCAGCAAAGCATATAAGTGAGGAAATTAAATTGTTCTTTAGAGATGATGTAAAAGTGTGTCCATTGCAGTACTTTTCGCCTCTGACAGATTATTCAATTGtcagtgttttacttttttctgggggcggggaggggagggagggtcttgctctgttcccaggctgaagtgcagtgacgtattcatggctcactgcagcctcaacttcccgtgCTAGacgcgatcctcccgcctccgcctcctgagtagctgggatgacaggcacctgccaccttgccagctcattttttaatgttttgtagaggcagggtcccactatgttgcccaggctgttctcaaacacctgggctcaagagatcctcctgcctcagcctcccaaagtgtggattATTCGCggaagccaccgtgcccggccttacctgctttagaaaacaaacaaacaaaaaaacttaggtTTTCTTCGAGTCTGTGCTAGTTGCATCTTGCAAATGCAAACCACATAGGCTCTTCAATGAAAACCTTTCCATGCACACCACTGTTAGGAAAAGCATCATTAAATCTGACTTCTATACCCATAAAAGGATGATTCTGAGTTTCAAGATTTTAGATTTACTAGAGATAGCCTGTATTTATCAATCATGTcacacaaaaatatttccaaagtgtTCTCTGTTCAGAAATGTCACAAATGCTTCTGTCAGATCATTTTGCAACAGGTTAATACTTGTCTACATAAAAACCTGAAAATTGGCACAGGTAAGCACTTTGAATTAGTAGATTACCCCCATGCAACAGTATGCAGAATTATTTTGTCTCATGGGCTCTGAGGCTCTGGGgctctgggaggtagaggtggacCCTGACAGTCCATGTCACCAACATCCACATTCAGTTGATGCCTCTCCTCAGGCACAGTCCAGTACTGGATACCATTTATCATTCTGCAAAATGCTGTCTACATCTTTCAGGTGCTGGTCATTCTTAGATTAGCTTCTTAGCTGTACTGTTCATGAACAGAAGACTTCAATTTTCAGGATGGATGATTCCAGCATCTTCCACAAGCTTTCACTTTCACATCTTTCACTAAATTGTTATAAATTTGTTCTCCTTCAAAAGTGCCCTGAAGTCAACTTTGGTTGTAATGTATTTGTCTCTGACGTattcttcaaattctttttttcctgtcattGGAGGAGAACTGCACCCAGAatcttattttttctacttctgcgTGAATGTGAAGGTACTCACAGAGGTTGCATCCAGAAGTCTCCCCTCTTCTTTCTGGTAAGTGCTTCAATGTGCTCATTaagcttctctttctcttctcttttgaaCAAAGATCTAGATGCCCAGTGGTGATCTTTTTGATGAGTCCTCTACCAAACGATGACACATGTGAAGCACGTACCTGAACAACCCTCAGGGATAATGCAGGATTTTTCGGGAAAGTTCCAGGGTATCTCCTGGTGTCAGTATACTTTCAGTCCTACGCctcagagtatttttttttttaataacagctttattgagatacaactCATaccttacatttaaaatgtacaattcagtggatTTGAGTGtattcagagttgtgcagccTACACCACAAGCTAACTGTAGTATATTTTCATCACCCTGAAAAGGAACTCTACACCCATTAGCAGTTACTCCATTTCATCTACAGCAAGCCTAGGTAACCACTAATCTTcctgcctattctggacatttcgtaTGAATGGAATCATcatgtgatcttttgtgactggcttctttcacttaacgttttcaaggtttatccatgtttaGCATAGTTTAGCATATATaagtcatttgtttctttttagtgcCAAATAATAGCTATGGGCATAGGAGTAGAATGGCTAAATTATACAGCAGCTGTTTCATGTTTTGAGGAACTGACAGTCTGTTTTCTgaagtggctacaccattttacattcattcccaccagcaatgtatgagggttctctAATTTCTgtacatcttcaccaacacttactattatttctctttttaattacaGCCATTCTAGTGAATGTGAatctcagggttttttgtttgtttgtttgttttggagagtctcactctgtcacccaggctgaagtgcagtggcacgatctcagctcactgcaacctgcacttcctgggttcaagtgattctcctgcctcagcctcccaagtagctgggactacagacatgcaccaccacgccaggctaattgttgtatttttagtagagatgaggtttcaccatgttggccaggctggtcttgaattcctgacctcaagtgatccacctacctcggcctcctaaagtactgggattataagcgtgagccactgcacccggcctcctaGTAGTTTTGATTTATACTTCTCTAATGATTGTGTCCAGCATTTACTGGCCATTTGTTAgtggttttttcttcttcttttttttttttttttttttgagacggagtctcgctctgtcgcccaggctggagtgcagtggccagatctcagctcactgcaagctccgcctcccgggttcacgccattctcctgcctcagcctcccaagtagctgggactacaggcgcccgccacctcgcccggctagtgttttgtattttttttttagtagagacggggtttcaccaggttagccaggatggtctcgatctcctgaccttatgatccgcccatctcggcctcccaaagtgctgggattacaggcttgagccaccgtgcccggctggttttttcttcttttaaaaactgctgaGACAtccataaacattttcaaaatgcagGGTATGTTTTTCAGTGTTAAGGCaactgttttgatgtgttttccTTTGCTGTCTATCACCAAATACTGTACATACAAATAGAAAGACTGGGCTTTGTGTTGTCCATTGTTAATCCTAAATGCAACGAAACACATGGAGACTTAGAAAATCCTTCAGAATAATGCTATAGTTAAGATTTTGCTAAAGCAAGTGATTTTTCTAACTCCTTGAGCTGCATATTGCCTTGAGTAATCATCATCCGGATTGTATCCTGTAGAATAAAGTGAAATCTGGTTATTGTTTTACCTGGTTAAACAAGGTATAGCTATACCgttttatttgttaaaatcaaCAACCAATACTACGTATTTGAACTGCTGTCttttagaaaagacaaaagatttcCACATCCATACATATAAAACGTACAACATAAAAGTCGTGATAATGCTGAAGAGTGTAGATACagcaatattaaattttaaaacatcatttaaaatcgGTAACATTACAAGCAATGATCAAGATATACCAACTCAGTGGCACTATATTCCAAGAGGTCtgctaaacttaaaaaaaaaaaattcactgatcAATAAAAAGGGTTAGGATCTGTCCTCGCCATGATTTTGTTCTCACCTCTTCGGTggcacttttgtttcttttgaattcTTCCCTTGCCCAATCCTTCAGGTATTTGCGATCAGAATCATTTGGAACTTGCCGAATTGTTTGCAAAATCCTTCTGTAGAGGAGAAGAACTTGTTGCCTTCTTATGAACTGTAAAAGGGAGGAGCAATAGCAATTACTTCTGCACAATCGCCAGCCTGAAAAGTTCTACTTCAGCAAACCGAGCTGCAACCAGAGTCCTCGTTGGTCAAttttgaaaaaggcaaagaaaaacttttttctttttccgccaggtgcagtggctcaggcctgtaatcccagcagtttcgaggccgagatgggaggatcacttgagcctaggaggtctaAGCTGAGGTAAGCcctcattgtgccactgcactcagcctgcacgagagtgaggccctgtctcaaaaagatgttttaaagaaaGCATCACGAGGTTCATCTGATCTTTCTGCTTACTGCTCTGTCAAATCTAAGAACCATTAAAAAATCAGCTGACTACCGGGCTGAAAAGGGCTGCCAGTCTCCTAGAAGTTGTTATTACAACGACAGCACTTTTTCTAAATTAACAGTTGTTCAAATCTTTGGTAATCTCATTTGCCGTTTGCCACAGCTCAGTGCAATAGAGAGTAGTCTTTACCGTGGGCACTGAGCAGCTGATGCACCCGGACTCCGGGAAATCAAGCACCTGACGCGTCTCACGCGACCGCACCAAACCAAGCAAGCCGCCCGTGCCTCCCGTCAGGCCCCGCGAAGCGAAGCACCGCCCCGCAGGCATCGGGCCAATCTCAGAGGGCGCGCACGGCGCGTCAGGACCCCGGAACCCGCCCCGTTGGgtggagggagagatggagaatCCAGAAGCTCAGACCCAGGTAAGCTGTTCGGGAAGGCAGAGAACCGCCGGTACCTGCTTTAACGTTAGCGTCGCTGGGGGTAAGCGGGAAGCAGCCATGTCAGCCAGAGGTCCGCCGGAGCCTCAGCGCGCAGAAACGGAAGTGGAGTCCGACCAAGGGGTGTGGCGAGCTCGGTTTCCTAGGAGACGGCCCGGGGTTGCGCTCTGACTGAGCGCGAGACTTCGGGACTGAGCCCTAGGGTTAGGAGCCGGTTATGGGGTGCGCTGGCCGGTTTTCTCGTCGGTAAAATAGGATAGCAGTGCACCATAGGGTCGTTGCGATAACGAAAGAAGAAAGGTAGGACACTTAGCACAGTTCTTGGTAAAGAGAGTTCAAATGAAAGTGAAGGAGGCcgcgcggtggctcttgcctgcagTCCCAAGACCTTTGAGAGGCCTGtaaggtgcctgtaatcccagctccccgggatgctgaggcgggagaatcgcttgaacccgggaagtggaggttgcagtgagccgagatcgcaccactgcactccagcctgggcgagagcgagaccctgtctcgggggaaaaaaaaaaaaagttaaggtttTTTTGGGGGAAAGAGGTGAAAACGTATTTGAATGTTCTTTCGagcctttaaaaatgtgtatagttgaaaatactaaaattgaAAGTGTTGATTTCTTTTACAATTTGTGTTGGTTTTTTCTCTCTCGTTTTCGTCCTGTTCTTTTGTAGCGCAAGCGTTTTCCGGGAGCGGTGGTCTTCACGATCCTTTGAAACAAAGCTTCTGAATGGCTGCTCCACTGCAGTCTTAAGCACTTTCATCACTAATAACGAGGAGCCTAACATCCCTAAGCCTCaggcttttgcttttatttcctcatagctgttttttctttcccacaGTACACACCACACACCTTCAGGTTAAATCACTAGAAGTGGAGTTAGCGAATCTTTGCTATATTAATTTTCCAAGTATTGTTGTGTcgaattaaaataaaaccaaaaatttcaTTCAATTTCTAGTTTACTGGGGACTTGCCTGCCTCGCCTGTTGGCATCCTGGGGCTCCCTATTCCTAGCTGTGTTCTGGCTATTTCCCCTCTCCTGGCCTGTTACCTCCCCTGTAAAATGAAATACAGCATCTACCTCAGTTGTGTATCTCTAATGTACTGAGAACAGGTCCTGGCACCTGTAAGAACTCTGATCATTGGTTCTTTTGAACTTTACCAGGCATTGTATGAATGATGCTAACTGCATGACCATCTtatcaataatatatatatatcaaattttGTCTAATACATTAGCTGTAATAGTtaactaactttttaaaaggaGTGAAGTTAAATACCCCttgcctttttaaattatactgatTTTGTGAATTGTTCATGACTTGGGTCCGTTTATGAGGAGGACTTTTCTTTTATATGGgctctatattttgtttttgtcatttatacatacatacataaacttTATGCAATCATGTATTTTTGTGCCTTTTGAGGCTTTTCATTTCCCATTCAGACTTTTgtaattcatttaaaatctttcattttttaaaaatattgactctATCTAGAATTTACTTTGGTTTATAGCATCATGTGGATCTACGTTCTTTTCTAGATGTTAAGCTGTAGCAATACCATTTATTACATAACTTATTCCTTTTTCGGGGCTTTATGTAATGGATGCCTTTTTGACTCTGATAAATTTTTTAGTGTCTGAGTAATCTGTCCAGAATTGTTTCATCTtagggtttttaatttttgttttatatgtatgttaTTATTTGGCAGGACTTTAGTTTCTTGTAAAAAATTCATTAGTACTGTTCTCCATAACCTTTTGTATCATTTCCCTCCAAATCATCTTGTGATCTTGATTGGAATTTTGAAATAGTGTTGAATCTATTCATTAATATGTGAGAAGACACttttacattatttcttcttCCCATCAAGAAACACTCagaccgggcgtggtgactcacgcctataatcccaacactttgggataccaaggtgggtggatcacctgaggtcaagagttcgagaccagcctgaccaacatggtgaaaccttgtctctactaaaatacaaaaaattagccgggactggtggctcacgcctgtggtcccagctacttgggaggctgaggcaggagaatcgcttgaacccgggagatgggggttgcaatgagctgagattacaccattgcactccagcctgggcaacaagagcaaagctctgtttcaaaaaaaaaaaaaaaaaactcactcaTGCTAGACACTGGTAATGTTATAAGTCATATACGCTCCTTGCTCAAAGACTCATGCTTTGGACAGAAAAACCTCTAAGTTCAATATAGTGCTAACAAATAATGTTGTGGTTCATACTGTGGGAAATTATTCTTCCTGGAGGGCTTGTCTGAGATAGGTATTTGGCAGAAACGCAGAATCACTAAGAGGATTCCAGACAATACATGGAAACACTAGCAGGGATGCTGGGAGAGAAGGGACAGGAGAGTCAAGCAAGAGCCTCATAGGTCACATGAAGCAGCTTGAATATTACCCTCTTCACAAGGGAGAGCTTTGAAGGGATTTTCAGCTAGAGAACTTTTAGAAAGATCTTGGATGTTGTGAATAGCAATGAAGTGAAGCAAGCAAAGAGAAGTTACTGGCCAGGATACCATTGAAGTAGTCCCTGCTAGAGATGAAAAGAGCCCCAGTCACAGTGGAgtggtgggagggggagggatgggATAGGATAGGATGTCCAGAAGCCTGACTGGACAAGATGATTAATTTGATTGGGGTATAGATAGGGATGGAGAAGGAAGCAAAGCAGATGTATAGGTTAAGTCCCAAGTTTGTAAACAGGGCAGCTGTTGGAGTGGTCATCCCAGATGGGGAATGTTGAAGGAATGGGTTTGGGATAGGTGAATTAGATAACAGAGTCACATTTTGAATGTAATGCATTTGAAGAGTCTGTTGCCTAAGTACAGCCCCAGCAGATGTCTGAATATAATTGAGAATACCAAAGAGTACACTTCCTGGACCCTTGAATGGAGAATTTTACAGTCCTTTTGCTTCAGTCTGGAGGCCACGGGAGTGGTCAAGTTGTCCAAAGTgagattttattgttgttgttgttgtcttgctctgttgcccaggctggagtgcagtggcacaatctcagttcactgcaacctctgcctcctggttcaagcagttctcctgcctcagcctccctagtagcttgggattacaggtgcgcgtcaccatgcccagctaattttttgtatttctagtagagatggggtttccaccatattggccaggctggtctcaaactcctaacctcaaatgatccacccacctcggcctcccaaagtagtgggattataggcatgagccaccgcacccagccccaaagtGAGATTTTTAAGACAGCATGGAGGACTTTTGTGTTCTGCTGTCCATTGCTTAAATATCAGAAGTTACCTACTTGGCCAAGGCCAGGGGGATGGGCAGGATGGCACAAATGTCAACTATCAACATGGCAGATTAATGTATCACCACTCCTGCAAGCCCTGTTGGCAGCACAAGTTGAAAATGGCACTGTTGGGTTCCTGCTTCCTGGAATTCCTACTGTCCGTGATCTCATAAGCTAACCCAGGGCCAAGAGAATCACTCTGGCCACACCAGTTTGGGAGGTCTAAGATGGAGCTTCCAAAGGCAGATATAATAGATTGCAGCACTGTCATAATATTGGTGTCCTTCCCTCCCAGACTCAACCCTACTGGTGAGTAAACTGCCTGCCCTGTAGAGAGCTTTAGCCAATGAAATGTGAATGGATGCAACATCATTTATGGAGGAGAATTTTTAGAAGCCTCCTTACAAGGCTCCACCAACTCACCCTTTTCATTCTGCTGCAAAGCCAGTATATTATAGCTCAGCCTACCATGGACATAAATGCAAATGATAAATCAACCCTTGTAGTAAAAGCAACATTGAAGTTGGAAGGTCATGTTAGCACAGCATAAACTAGTAACAGCTGACTGATCCAGCAGAGAAGATCAGTCCCCTAGCGTACCTTTTACAATCCTGTCATCTTCCATTAAGAATAGTCACAAATTACATAAACAGTGGTATATGTTTTAATAGTTTTCAGAATATAAGCTGCATagctttttagaataaaaaataatgatataacTTCAGGTCCATGCTTTGGGACACTTGGTTAAACAACAGGGAATCTGTGTCTTTGATGACCACCTCAAAAGGGTGGCAGACTTCACAGTGTAACTTGGAAACAGACAAGGAGATAGATGATTACATCATGACATATTGCCTACAAAAGAACATTCTGACAGAACATTAAGTAGAACAGAGCACACAGTTTCAAGTATTCAAGCACTGCTTTCTGGCCAAGAAAAAACTGTCTAAAAATCAGTTTCTTCTGACTGGAGCTGCTGAGTTCTGGACACGGCATTTCTTTCCCAGAATGAGACTGGCTCAGTCCAGCTTGAAAGCAGTGTGAGGAATGACTCTTCCCCttaatcattaagaaaaaaaaatgaactaaacaaataaattactACAACAACAGGGACCATGGCACTGAATGAAATAAAGGGGCAGTCACCTTCCCATCATTGCATAGTCTCCCGAAGCAGCAAGTGTGAAAGAGGATACTGAAAAGCCACTTCGTTTTTACACAGCCCAAGGATCGTTTTTATGGATGACTTGGGCT contains:
- the LYRM2 gene encoding LYR motif-containing protein 2 isoform X1 codes for the protein MPAGRCFASRGLTGGTGGLLGLVRSRETRQVLDFPESGCISCSVPTFIRRQQVLLLYRRILQTIRQVPNDSDRKYLKDWAREEFKRNKSATEEDTIRMMITQGNMQLKELEKSLALAKS
- the LYRM2 gene encoding LYR motif-containing protein 2 isoform X2, with the translated sequence MAASRLPPATLTLKQFIRRQQVLLLYRRILQTIRQVPNDSDRKYLKDWAREEFKRNKSATEEDTIRMMITQGNMQLKELEKSLALAKS